One genomic region from Spirosoma sp. KCTC 42546 encodes:
- a CDS encoding geranylgeranylglyceryl/heptaprenylglyceryl phosphate synthase produces the protein MTILRTNRLSGQKSIGVLLDPDKIEQDSLINLLTQTAEYPIDFFLVGGSLVTDYLHKELIAVIRSHTNTPIILFPGNPLHIEPSADAILFLSLISGRNPEFLIGQHVIAAPLLKKSGLEILPTGYMVVDSGTQTTVSYISGTMPLPHDKPGVAACTAMAGEMLGLQLMYLDAGSGARRPVSPEMIAAVRSVIELPIIVGGGINSGEKAYQALKAGADMIVIGNGIEQDPDLLPQLSTVVREFNQSVVRA, from the coding sequence TTGACTATACTTCGTACTAATAGGCTATCCGGCCAGAAATCAATTGGTGTCCTGCTCGATCCTGACAAAATTGAGCAGGACTCATTAATTAATTTACTTACCCAAACGGCTGAGTACCCTATCGACTTTTTTTTGGTTGGCGGGAGTTTGGTGACCGATTACCTGCATAAAGAACTGATTGCCGTTATTCGATCTCATACAAATACACCTATTATCCTGTTTCCGGGCAACCCACTTCATATTGAGCCGTCGGCTGATGCAATTCTTTTTCTGTCGCTTATTTCGGGCCGAAACCCAGAGTTTCTGATTGGGCAACACGTTATTGCAGCTCCATTACTGAAAAAAAGTGGCCTGGAAATTCTTCCAACAGGCTATATGGTTGTAGATAGTGGCACACAAACGACTGTTTCTTATATAAGCGGTACAATGCCGTTACCGCATGATAAGCCCGGTGTAGCTGCCTGTACGGCTATGGCGGGCGAGATGCTGGGCTTGCAACTTATGTATCTGGATGCAGGCAGTGGTGCAAGGCGTCCAGTATCTCCTGAAATGATTGCCGCTGTTCGTTCTGTAATTGAACTACCCATCATTGTTGGGGGGGGGATTAATTCAGGCGAAAAAGCCTATCAGGCTTTAAAGGCTGGAGCCGATATGATTGTGATCGGAAATGGGATTGAACAGGATCCGGATTTGTTACCACAATTATCGACCGTAGTGCGGGAGTTTAACCAATCAGTTGTACGCGCCTAA
- a CDS encoding energy transducer TonB translates to MKRFVFVILCLTSSVCTLPFICSHAVAQTQTGKVYTVAERQPEFPGGKAALSLYLAENIKVPGMLVRKNYNTGQIAAKFIVDELGYVHDVRVVTKPLDKKTRKGMEDFMASIITAVEKMPRWEPGEVGGKRVPVFYTLPIEVNMQ, encoded by the coding sequence ATGAAACGTTTTGTATTCGTAATCCTTTGTCTGACCAGCTCGGTTTGTACACTCCCATTTATCTGTTCCCATGCCGTTGCCCAGACCCAAACCGGGAAAGTATATACGGTTGCTGAGCGTCAACCTGAATTTCCTGGTGGTAAGGCTGCTCTAAGCCTCTATCTGGCAGAAAATATTAAGGTTCCAGGTATGCTCGTACGGAAAAATTATAATACGGGCCAGATTGCTGCCAAATTTATCGTGGATGAGCTTGGCTATGTGCACGATGTTCGAGTAGTCACGAAACCGCTCGACAAAAAGACGCGCAAGGGTATGGAAGACTTTATGGCCAGTATTATCACTGCCGTTGAAAAAATGCCTCGCTGGGAGCCTGGAGAAGTGGGTGGTAAGCGCGTACCAGTGTTTTATACCTTGCCGATTGAGGTGAATATGCAATAG
- a CDS encoding AraC family transcriptional regulator yields the protein MEDYNKIIESLGVKFIKARNIRILQPITIKNFYDVENTLLILYNGDVSIGDEKIKVEVGDMLFIPGGKHVTVTYGDPTNPKTVSNEEFMTHRESYWEGNHDPKLIGHLPNSFGYVSFEAKVFDSVNFFNSLDVPPFIIKREEHLALTIDQILAEEMTDLAGKGRIIKIKTEEIVIEVVRYILKNHLFVEQLVTNSTYFKDPRLIDIFAYIKENLGGDLSNKVLANVANVSEDYVGQYFKMLTGINPQDYIEYQRMEAAVGLLRTSKKSIRAIGAEVGYKDTAYFCRRFKMMFGIPAGKMRRRESLMNV from the coding sequence ATGGAAGACTATAATAAAATTATCGAATCGTTGGGCGTGAAGTTTATTAAGGCCCGCAACATTCGGATTCTGCAGCCAATCACCATCAAGAACTTCTATGATGTTGAGAACACGCTGCTGATTTTGTACAATGGCGACGTATCCATCGGCGACGAAAAAATAAAGGTAGAAGTAGGTGATATGCTGTTCATTCCGGGCGGCAAACACGTTACCGTCACCTACGGCGACCCTACAAATCCCAAAACCGTCTCGAATGAAGAATTCATGACGCACCGCGAATCGTACTGGGAAGGAAATCATGACCCTAAACTGATTGGGCATTTGCCTAACTCGTTCGGTTATGTGTCCTTCGAAGCCAAAGTATTCGATTCGGTTAACTTCTTCAACTCACTCGATGTACCACCGTTTATCATTAAACGGGAAGAGCATTTAGCCTTAACCATTGACCAGATTCTGGCCGAAGAAATGACCGATCTGGCGGGTAAAGGGCGGATCATCAAGATTAAAACCGAAGAAATTGTTATCGAGGTTGTTCGATATATTCTGAAAAATCACCTGTTTGTTGAACAACTGGTCACAAACAGCACGTATTTCAAAGACCCGCGCCTGATTGATATTTTCGCTTACATCAAAGAAAACCTTGGTGGAGATCTTTCTAACAAAGTGTTAGCGAACGTAGCGAACGTGTCGGAAGATTACGTTGGCCAGTATTTTAAGATGCTGACGGGTATTAATCCGCAGGATTACATTGAATACCAGCGAATGGAAGCCGCTGTGGGCCTATTACGCACAAGCAAAAAGAGCATTCGGGCCATTGGTGCGGAAGTTGGCTATAAAGACACAGCTTATTTCTGCCGACGCTTTAAAATGATGTTCGGAATCCCAGCAGGCAAAATGCGCCGTCGGGAATCCCTGATGAATGTATAG
- a CDS encoding acyl-CoA dehydrogenase, with product MATASLELQGLNFNLSEEHMAVQEAARDFAQNELLPGIVERDNEARFPASQVKRMGELGFLGMMVSPEYGGGGMDTVSYVLAMEEISKIDASASVIMSVNNSLVCYGLEAFGTESQKQKYLTRLATGETIGAFCLSEPEAGSDATSQSTTAEDKGDYYLVNGTKNWITNGNSSGICLVIAQTDREKKHRGINCLIIEKGTPGFVVGKKEDKMGIRSSDTHSLLFTDVKIPKENRIGDDGFGFKFAMSTLNGGRIGIAAQALGIAAGAYELALKYSQERKSFGKQIFEHQAIQFKLAEMATKIEAARLLVYKAARLKDEHKDYVQAAAMAKLFASEIAMWATTEAVQIHGGYGYVKEFHVERLMRDAKITQIYEGTSEIQKLVIARELIR from the coding sequence ATGGCAACGGCATCGCTGGAGTTACAGGGATTGAATTTTAATTTATCAGAAGAGCATATGGCTGTGCAGGAAGCAGCCCGCGATTTTGCTCAGAATGAACTATTACCCGGTATTGTTGAGCGGGATAACGAAGCCCGTTTTCCAGCTTCACAAGTCAAGCGGATGGGTGAACTTGGCTTTTTGGGCATGATGGTATCGCCCGAGTATGGCGGTGGTGGCATGGATACGGTCTCCTACGTATTGGCGATGGAAGAAATTTCTAAAATCGATGCGTCAGCCTCCGTAATCATGTCGGTTAATAATTCGCTGGTTTGTTACGGGCTCGAAGCATTTGGTACCGAATCGCAAAAGCAGAAATACCTAACCCGCCTAGCCACGGGCGAAACGATTGGTGCTTTTTGTCTGTCAGAACCCGAAGCAGGCTCCGATGCGACTTCACAAAGCACAACAGCCGAAGATAAAGGCGATTATTATTTAGTGAACGGCACCAAAAACTGGATCACAAATGGCAATTCATCCGGTATTTGCCTCGTTATTGCCCAAACTGATCGGGAGAAGAAACATCGGGGTATCAATTGCCTGATCATTGAAAAAGGAACACCCGGTTTTGTGGTCGGCAAAAAAGAAGATAAGATGGGTATCCGCTCATCAGACACCCATTCATTACTCTTTACCGACGTAAAAATACCTAAAGAAAACCGTATTGGTGACGATGGATTCGGATTCAAATTTGCCATGTCAACCCTGAATGGAGGTCGGATTGGTATTGCTGCGCAAGCACTGGGTATTGCCGCTGGTGCTTACGAATTAGCCCTAAAATACAGTCAGGAACGCAAATCGTTTGGAAAGCAAATCTTTGAACATCAGGCCATTCAGTTCAAGTTAGCCGAGATGGCCACCAAGATCGAAGCGGCTCGACTGTTGGTTTATAAAGCCGCCCGGCTCAAAGACGAGCACAAAGACTACGTGCAGGCTGCTGCAATGGCTAAGTTATTTGCCTCAGAAATAGCCATGTGGGCCACCACCGAAGCCGTACAAATTCATGGTGGGTATGGCTACGTCAAAGAATTTCATGTAGAGCGTCTAATGCGTGATGCAAAAATCACTCAGATTTACGAAGGTACGTCTGAAATCCAAAAATTAGTGATTGCCCGCGAACTCATTCGATAG
- a CDS encoding MaoC family dehydratase: MLTFANLAEFSAHAGQSLGESDYMTITQEMINLFAQATGDHQWIHTDPEQAAQLSPYKTPIAHGFLTLSLAPKLMAELYRINSVKMGINYGSNKVRFTNAVPVGSRLRLSAQLQSVDAQTNGVRVITECTFELEGNPKPACVAELITLLFE, encoded by the coding sequence ATGCTAACCTTTGCCAATCTGGCTGAATTTTCAGCCCATGCCGGCCAATCGCTCGGCGAATCCGACTATATGACCATTACACAGGAAATGATCAATCTATTTGCACAAGCTACCGGCGATCATCAGTGGATTCATACCGACCCTGAGCAAGCGGCCCAACTTTCTCCTTATAAAACACCTATTGCGCATGGTTTCCTGACACTCTCGCTAGCTCCCAAACTTATGGCCGAGCTTTACCGGATCAACTCCGTGAAAATGGGAATTAATTATGGGTCCAATAAAGTTCGCTTTACGAATGCAGTACCCGTTGGCAGTCGTCTGCGCCTATCAGCCCAATTGCAAAGCGTTGACGCACAAACCAACGGTGTCCGTGTCATTACCGAATGTACGTTTGAACTAGAAGGCAATCCAAAACCAGCCTGTGTAGCAGAATTGATTACGTTGTTATTCGAATAA
- a CDS encoding alpha/beta fold hydrolase, whose translation MTRANRYTFQVEGNGIAYQKIGNGPSILLAFHGFGQSGEIFRTLEASLGAQFTIFAIDLFFHGHSQYTGNQLLKKHDWQRFIAAFLKDRHIDRFSLMGFSLGGRFSLALAEAFADRLDQLILLAPDGITRSSWYRLATVSAVGRGLFRYVLRHLSVLNAFGHMLTRLGLLNRTVMRFAEISLGTPEQRQLVYRSWTQFRLITPDLTNISRLLNANPVQVQFFIGAFDRIVPGSYILPLTKRLRHYEVTVLKTGHNRLIELMSEKFA comes from the coding sequence ATGACCAGGGCCAATAGATATACGTTTCAGGTTGAAGGTAATGGTATTGCTTACCAAAAAATCGGGAATGGGCCGTCTATTCTATTAGCCTTTCATGGTTTCGGGCAGAGTGGCGAAATCTTCCGGACACTGGAAGCATCACTCGGTGCCCAATTTACCATTTTCGCGATTGATTTGTTTTTTCACGGCCATAGTCAATATACAGGGAATCAGCTACTAAAGAAGCATGACTGGCAGCGGTTTATAGCCGCATTTTTAAAAGACCGACACATCGACCGCTTTTCGTTGATGGGGTTTAGTCTGGGCGGACGGTTTTCGCTGGCACTTGCGGAGGCTTTTGCAGATCGACTGGATCAATTGATCTTACTGGCACCCGATGGCATTACACGTAGCTCCTGGTATCGCCTGGCCACCGTTTCGGCTGTAGGGCGTGGCTTATTTCGGTATGTGCTCCGGCATTTGTCAGTGTTAAATGCGTTCGGGCATATGCTCACAAGGCTTGGCTTATTGAACCGAACGGTCATGCGCTTCGCTGAGATTTCACTTGGCACGCCCGAACAACGCCAATTGGTGTATCGGAGCTGGACACAGTTCCGGCTGATTACACCCGATCTGACGAACATAAGTAGGTTGCTGAATGCCAATCCCGTGCAAGTGCAATTTTTTATCGGCGCGTTTGACCGGATTGTTCCGGGTAGCTATATTCTTCCGTTAACGAAACGACTTCGGCATTACGAAGTCACTGTGTTGAAAACGGGCCACAATCGGTTGATTGAGTTAATGAGCGAAAAATTCGCATAA
- a CDS encoding TVP38/TMEM64 family protein yields the protein MKLAIPKSVTGPALAGLALSVTPIVFTSLLTYYAVVHEAAIAELSAWQWAGITVACAITSAGLTPPTMLALIFGYFLGWQAVLPLFVINFGGILFINLLVRWLDHDRFLAFIQRNPKAQSVLDRILNNELEVIFFAKLSPILPFGLTNLLFALSGAKLRNILLGGFLGMTPRTLLAIWSGHEAREIKALLENPNQSSWTQIVVVGLIIVSIAGLWQVIQRSLK from the coding sequence GTGAAATTAGCTATTCCTAAATCAGTTACTGGTCCGGCCCTTGCTGGTCTTGCATTATCGGTAACACCAATTGTATTTACATCGTTATTGACCTACTATGCAGTAGTTCATGAGGCTGCTATTGCCGAGCTTTCGGCCTGGCAATGGGCAGGAATCACCGTTGCCTGTGCTATCACCTCGGCAGGGCTGACCCCGCCAACAATGCTTGCGCTGATCTTTGGCTATTTTCTGGGCTGGCAGGCAGTATTGCCCCTTTTTGTTATCAATTTTGGTGGTATTCTGTTCATCAACCTGCTTGTTCGCTGGCTGGACCATGACCGATTTCTGGCTTTTATTCAGCGAAACCCCAAGGCCCAATCCGTACTCGACCGTATTCTGAACAATGAATTAGAGGTCATTTTTTTTGCAAAGCTATCGCCTATCCTTCCATTTGGACTGACTAATTTATTGTTTGCCCTTTCGGGCGCTAAACTCCGAAATATTTTGCTGGGTGGCTTTCTGGGTATGACTCCCCGAACATTGCTAGCCATATGGTCGGGTCATGAAGCACGGGAAATTAAAGCATTACTGGAAAATCCCAACCAAAGCTCCTGGACACAAATAGTGGTAGTTGGATTGATTATCGTTTCCATTGCCGGACTTTGGCAGGTTATTCAGCGTTCGTTAAAGTAA
- a CDS encoding cystathionine gamma-synthase gives MKFGTKAIHAGIEPDPTTGAIMTPIYQTSTYVQESPGKHKGYEYARTQNPTRTVLQNNLAALENGKHGICYSSGLGATDAILKLFKPGDEIIASNDLYGGTYRIMVRVFQEFGLKFKFVDLSNPTNLDGLITPATKMVWIETPTNPLLRLVDIAAIAAITKPHNIKLVVDNTFASPYLQNPLDLGADIVMHSVTKYLGGHSDTVMGAIVLNDDETAQKLAFIQNACGAVPGPQDCFLVLRGIKTLHIRMQRHCENAMKVAQYLQQHPKISQVYYPGLESHIGHELAKKQMRGFGGMLSFELKGDSMPEAVRVMESFHVFSLGESLGGVESLCTHPASMTHASIPKEERIKNGLKDTLIRLSVGIEDVEDLIQDLEQAI, from the coding sequence ATGAAATTCGGAACCAAAGCCATCCATGCCGGTATTGAGCCGGACCCCACAACGGGTGCCATTATGACACCTATTTACCAGACGTCGACCTACGTACAGGAGTCGCCGGGAAAGCATAAAGGGTATGAATACGCCCGGACCCAGAACCCTACCCGAACGGTGCTGCAAAATAACCTCGCAGCACTCGAAAACGGTAAGCACGGTATTTGTTATTCATCTGGACTTGGCGCTACGGATGCCATTTTAAAGCTGTTCAAGCCCGGTGATGAAATTATTGCCAGCAATGATTTATACGGTGGCACCTACCGGATTATGGTACGCGTGTTTCAGGAGTTTGGGCTAAAATTCAAGTTCGTCGATTTGTCGAACCCGACTAATCTGGATGGGCTTATTACCCCCGCTACAAAGATGGTCTGGATTGAAACGCCAACAAACCCCCTGCTGCGGCTAGTGGATATTGCGGCTATTGCAGCTATTACTAAGCCACACAACATCAAACTGGTAGTCGATAATACGTTTGCCTCGCCCTATCTGCAAAACCCACTCGATTTGGGTGCTGATATTGTCATGCATTCCGTTACGAAATACCTGGGGGGACACTCGGATACGGTTATGGGAGCTATTGTCCTGAATGACGACGAAACGGCCCAGAAGCTAGCCTTTATCCAGAATGCCTGCGGGGCCGTGCCAGGTCCGCAAGATTGTTTTCTGGTCCTTCGGGGCATCAAAACGCTACATATTCGGATGCAGCGGCATTGCGAAAACGCTATGAAAGTGGCGCAGTATCTACAGCAGCACCCAAAGATAAGCCAGGTTTATTATCCCGGACTGGAATCGCACATTGGCCATGAACTAGCAAAGAAACAAATGCGGGGTTTCGGTGGTATGCTATCCTTTGAGCTCAAGGGCGATTCGATGCCCGAAGCTGTGCGTGTGATGGAAAGCTTCCATGTATTCTCCCTGGGCGAATCCCTGGGTGGTGTGGAGTCGCTTTGTACGCACCCGGCCAGTATGACCCACGCCAGTATTCCGAAAGAAGAACGCATCAAGAATGGTCTGAAAGACACTCTTATCCGGCTCAGCGTTGGTATTGAAGATGTTGAGGATCTGATTCAGGATCTGGAGCAGGCAATCTAA
- a CDS encoding TonB-dependent receptor, which produces MKKPTTYFMLMALLWLSPLSTWAQLSITGTVSDADGGTLPGAAITLEGTYKGTFTNATGAFQLTNLKSGTLSLRISLLGYEPQIQPVNLTENTTLAIKLTKTAVAVDEVVVSATRANQKSAIAYTDVTRRDLDKLNLGQDVPQLLNFTPSIVTTSDAGAGVGYTGIRIRGSDATRVNVTLNGIPYNDAESQGTYFVDMPDFASSVSSIQIQRGIGTSTNGAGAFGASVNIQTNKLETKPYAEVNLSGGSFGTRKANVLAGTGLINNHFVLDARLSTIHSDGFIDRAFSNLKSFYLSGGYYTDKSFIRLNVFSGQEQTYQAWNGVPEDILKTNRTYNSFTYDNQTDNYQQDNYQLISSFGLSKNWRLNASLFYTKGKGYYEELKPNDPFSKYNLPNVVIGDSIIKSTDIIRRKWLDNDFFGSVFSLDYNSFGKLTANIGGGWNQYQGAHFGEIIWARVAGNTNIRDHYYDDNATKTDFNLYAKAFYQFSNKLTGFLDLQVRTVGYSFLGFNSKLQNVQQNANLTFFNPKAGLTYTINDHSTAYASVGVGHREPNRDDYTQSTPESRPKAEQLIDYEAGYKIQSEKLAFTVNGYYMSYQNQLVLSGQINDVGAYNRVNIPTSYRAGLELEVGARLAKQLRWNVNATFSRNKVKNFTEYLDNFDTGNQDSRQYGQTDISFSPNVISGSQLLFTPAKGLELGLLSKYVSKQYLDNTSNDSRKLNSYFTNDIRLIYSIKPKFAQEIAFTLLFNNVLNELYESNGYTYAYISEGKVAADNAYYPQAGRNFLAGVRVRF; this is translated from the coding sequence ATGAAAAAACCGACGACCTACTTTATGCTGATGGCCCTATTGTGGCTATCGCCACTGTCCACCTGGGCTCAATTATCTATTACCGGCACGGTTTCAGATGCCGATGGGGGTACGCTGCCAGGCGCAGCCATTACACTTGAAGGCACCTACAAGGGAACGTTCACAAACGCAACAGGCGCATTTCAGCTCACAAACCTTAAGTCAGGTACTTTATCTCTGCGCATATCGCTGCTGGGTTACGAGCCCCAGATCCAGCCAGTCAACCTGACTGAAAACACGACGCTTGCAATCAAATTGACCAAAACAGCAGTTGCGGTCGATGAAGTCGTGGTCAGTGCGACGCGCGCTAATCAGAAATCAGCTATTGCTTATACAGATGTAACACGCCGGGATTTAGACAAGCTGAATCTGGGTCAGGATGTGCCGCAACTGCTGAATTTTACCCCTTCCATAGTAACAACCTCCGATGCAGGGGCGGGCGTGGGTTATACCGGCATTCGTATCCGCGGGTCTGATGCCACACGGGTAAACGTAACGTTGAATGGGATTCCTTATAATGACGCCGAATCGCAGGGAACGTATTTTGTAGATATGCCCGACTTTGCTTCATCAGTGAGCAGTATTCAGATTCAACGAGGTATTGGTACCTCAACCAATGGTGCCGGGGCTTTTGGGGCATCGGTTAATATCCAGACGAACAAGCTGGAAACGAAACCCTATGCCGAAGTTAATCTTTCGGGTGGTTCGTTCGGGACACGGAAAGCGAATGTTCTGGCAGGTACTGGCCTGATTAATAATCATTTTGTCTTGGATGCCCGCTTGTCAACCATCCATTCCGACGGATTTATTGACCGGGCCTTTTCAAACCTGAAATCGTTTTATCTGTCGGGGGGTTATTATACGGATAAGAGTTTTATACGCCTGAATGTCTTTTCAGGTCAGGAACAAACATACCAGGCCTGGAATGGTGTTCCAGAAGATATTCTGAAGACGAATCGGACATATAACTCATTCACGTATGACAATCAGACGGACAATTATCAACAGGATAATTATCAGCTAATTAGCTCATTTGGGTTAAGTAAAAACTGGCGTCTAAATGCGTCTTTATTCTACACAAAAGGGAAAGGATATTATGAAGAACTTAAGCCCAACGACCCTTTTAGCAAGTACAATCTGCCTAACGTAGTCATTGGTGATTCGATTATCAAAAGCACCGACATCATCCGTCGGAAATGGTTGGACAACGATTTCTTCGGCAGCGTTTTCTCCCTCGACTACAACAGCTTTGGCAAACTCACGGCCAACATTGGCGGTGGCTGGAATCAATATCAGGGTGCCCACTTCGGCGAGATTATCTGGGCGCGCGTAGCCGGGAACACCAACATCCGGGACCATTATTACGACGACAATGCCACAAAAACAGACTTTAATCTGTATGCAAAGGCATTTTATCAATTCAGCAATAAACTCACTGGATTTCTCGACTTGCAGGTACGAACGGTTGGTTACTCGTTTTTGGGCTTTAACAGTAAGCTCCAGAATGTGCAACAGAATGCCAACCTGACGTTTTTCAATCCCAAAGCGGGGCTAACCTATACAATCAATGACCATAGCACAGCTTATGCATCGGTAGGCGTTGGCCACCGTGAACCCAACCGCGACGATTACACTCAATCAACGCCTGAGAGTCGGCCAAAAGCTGAGCAGTTGATTGATTATGAGGCTGGCTATAAAATCCAATCAGAAAAACTGGCGTTTACGGTCAATGGCTACTACATGAGTTACCAGAATCAGTTGGTCTTATCGGGGCAAATAAATGATGTGGGCGCTTATAACCGGGTGAATATCCCCACCAGTTACCGCGCCGGGCTTGAATTGGAAGTGGGTGCCCGACTGGCGAAACAACTTCGCTGGAATGTGAACGCTACGTTTAGCCGTAATAAGGTCAAGAATTTCACTGAATACCTGGATAATTTCGATACCGGAAATCAGGACAGCCGTCAATATGGCCAAACGGATATTTCGTTTTCTCCCAATGTAATTTCAGGCTCTCAATTATTATTCACACCCGCAAAAGGACTGGAACTGGGGCTGCTTTCGAAATATGTAAGCAAGCAGTATCTGGATAATACATCCAACGATAGCCGGAAACTGAATTCCTATTTCACAAATGATATCCGACTCATTTACAGTATCAAGCCAAAATTCGCGCAGGAAATCGCCTTTACGCTGCTCTTCAACAACGTACTGAATGAGCTATATGAATCAAATGGCTACACCTACGCTTACATCTCGGAAGGGAAAGTGGCCGCGGATAATGCATATTACCCACAGGCCGGACGGAATTTTCTGGCGGGGGTGAGGGTTCGTTTCTAA
- a CDS encoding DUF4926 domain-containing protein yields the protein MSEFDLVVLQEDLADGNLKAGDVGTILTVYNGGKAFEVEFVTLTGEAVAIETLLAHQIREVRASEIMAVRDISQ from the coding sequence ATGAGCGAATTCGATTTAGTTGTATTGCAGGAAGATTTGGCAGACGGAAATCTGAAAGCTGGCGATGTTGGCACGATTTTAACAGTGTATAATGGAGGAAAAGCATTTGAGGTTGAATTTGTAACGTTAACCGGCGAAGCAGTCGCTATTGAGACGTTACTGGCCCATCAAATTCGGGAAGTTCGGGCATCAGAGATCATGGCCGTGCGAGATATATCTCAATAA
- a CDS encoding tetratricopeptide repeat protein produces MSKKNSGLEFLEDPDALEGKLEDVGDYFQQNKNIVLGILGGIVLLVAGYFGYRYYISSQDETAQIEMFPSVYQLEADSLKKALNGDGKTPGLLAVADNYGSTKGGNLAEFYSGVALLKEGKYDDAIEHLKSFSSSDLLVQARAYALTGDAYMEKKSFDEAADYYRKAADYKANKFFTPGYLMKLAIAYEQAKQNDKAIETYSEIIEKYGESAEAGSAKKYKSVLEATVGES; encoded by the coding sequence ATGAGCAAAAAGAATAGCGGACTGGAGTTTCTGGAAGACCCAGACGCATTAGAAGGAAAGTTAGAGGATGTTGGCGATTACTTCCAGCAGAACAAGAATATTGTATTAGGTATTCTCGGCGGCATTGTATTGCTGGTTGCTGGGTACTTTGGCTATCGTTATTATATCAGTAGCCAGGACGAAACGGCACAAATCGAAATGTTCCCTTCGGTTTATCAACTCGAAGCCGATTCGCTGAAAAAAGCCCTGAATGGCGATGGTAAAACCCCAGGTTTGTTAGCGGTCGCTGACAATTATGGCTCTACCAAAGGCGGTAATCTGGCCGAATTCTATTCGGGTGTTGCATTGCTGAAAGAAGGGAAATACGATGACGCTATTGAGCACCTGAAAAGCTTTAGTTCGTCGGATCTGCTGGTACAGGCGCGTGCTTATGCGCTTACGGGTGATGCTTACATGGAGAAGAAAAGCTTTGACGAAGCTGCTGACTACTATAGAAAGGCTGCTGACTATAAGGCGAACAAATTCTTTACGCCTGGCTATCTCATGAAGCTGGCTATTGCTTACGAGCAAGCCAAGCAAAATGATAAAGCGATAGAAACGTATAGCGAAATTATTGAAAAGTACGGCGAGTCCGCAGAAGCTGGTAGTGCTAAGAAGTACAAATCCGTACTTGAAGCAACCGTCGGTGAGTCGTAA
- the ribH gene encoding 6,7-dimethyl-8-ribityllumazine synthase — translation MASDLKNLSVFSTDALPDISRRRFAILVSEWNTEVTEALFEGAYQVLLQHGAKSENIIRGNVPGSYELSLGAQWFAQRDDIDAVIALGCVIQGETKHNDYINHAVAQGLTNVSLKTDKPVIFGVLTPNDQQQALDRAGGKHGNKGDEAAITAIKMLGLQQQVYSKF, via the coding sequence ATGGCATCAGACTTAAAAAACCTAAGCGTCTTTTCAACCGACGCGCTACCCGATATCAGCCGTCGACGGTTCGCTATTCTGGTTTCAGAGTGGAATACGGAAGTTACAGAAGCGCTTTTCGAAGGTGCTTACCAGGTCTTGCTTCAGCATGGCGCAAAATCCGAAAATATCATTCGGGGTAATGTGCCGGGGAGCTATGAGCTAAGTCTGGGAGCCCAGTGGTTTGCTCAGCGCGATGACATTGATGCCGTGATTGCACTCGGTTGTGTCATTCAGGGAGAAACCAAACACAATGACTACATCAACCACGCTGTAGCACAGGGCTTAACAAACGTTAGTCTGAAAACCGATAAGCCCGTCATATTTGGTGTCCTAACGCCTAACGACCAGCAGCAGGCTCTTGATCGAGCGGGTGGGAAGCATGGTAACAAAGGTGACGAAGCCGCTATTACAGCAATCAAAATGCTCGGATTACAACAACAAGTTTATAGTAAATTTTAA